Proteins from a single region of Streptomyces glaucescens:
- a CDS encoding MFS transporter: MAAPNPRDADVADAADPLDIPPTPADGVLGRSYRALSIGIVSVVLLIAFEATAVGTAMPVAARELEGVSLYAFAFSGYFTTSLFGMVLAGQWSDRRGPLAPLACGISGFAAGLLLSGTAGAMWLFILGRAVQGLGGGLVIVALYVIVGRAYPERLRPAIMAAFAASWVVPSVVGPLAAGAVTEHLGWRWVFLGIPVLVLLPLALALPQIRRRASGPVGGPGGDASFDGRRIRLALGISLGAGLLQYAAQDLRWLSLLPGVAGAVLLVPAVLGLLPRGTCRAARGLPSVVLLRGVAAGSFIAAESFVPLMLVTQRGLSPTLAGFSLAAGGATWALGSWVQSRPRLEPYRERLMTLGMLLTAAAIATAPSVLADAVPVWTVAVAWGFGCFGMGLVISSTSVLLLQLSAPEEAGTNSAALQISDGLANVILLAIGGAAFAALGGGTVAHAATETAGAGSRPAAFAAVFLPMALVALVGAWVTTRVRER; encoded by the coding sequence ATGGCCGCCCCGAACCCGCGCGACGCCGACGTCGCGGACGCAGCAGACCCCCTCGACATACCCCCGACGCCGGCCGACGGCGTGCTCGGCCGGTCGTACCGGGCGCTGAGCATCGGCATCGTCTCCGTCGTCCTGCTCATCGCCTTCGAGGCGACCGCGGTGGGGACCGCGATGCCGGTCGCGGCGCGCGAGCTGGAGGGGGTGTCGCTGTACGCGTTCGCGTTCTCCGGCTACTTCACGACCAGCCTGTTCGGGATGGTGCTGGCCGGCCAGTGGTCGGACCGGCGCGGCCCGCTGGCCCCGCTGGCCTGCGGCATCTCCGGCTTCGCGGCGGGACTGCTGCTGTCCGGGACGGCCGGGGCGATGTGGCTGTTCATCCTCGGGCGGGCCGTGCAGGGGCTCGGCGGCGGGCTGGTGATCGTCGCGCTGTACGTGATCGTCGGCCGGGCCTACCCGGAGCGGCTGCGGCCGGCGATCATGGCCGCGTTCGCCGCGAGCTGGGTCGTGCCGTCCGTGGTGGGGCCGCTGGCCGCGGGCGCGGTCACCGAGCACCTGGGCTGGCGCTGGGTGTTCCTCGGCATCCCGGTCCTCGTCCTGCTGCCGCTGGCGCTCGCGCTGCCGCAGATCCGGCGCCGGGCGTCCGGCCCGGTCGGCGGCCCGGGCGGGGACGCCTCCTTCGACGGGCGCCGCATCCGGCTCGCGCTCGGCATCTCGCTGGGCGCCGGCCTCCTCCAGTACGCCGCCCAGGACCTGCGCTGGCTCTCCCTGCTGCCCGGCGTCGCCGGTGCCGTGCTGCTGGTCCCGGCGGTGCTCGGGCTGCTGCCGCGCGGCACCTGCCGGGCGGCGCGCGGACTGCCCTCCGTGGTGCTGCTGCGGGGGGTCGCGGCGGGCTCGTTCATCGCGGCGGAATCGTTCGTGCCGCTGATGCTGGTCACCCAGCGCGGCCTGTCGCCGACGCTCGCCGGGTTCTCGCTGGCGGCGGGCGGCGCGACCTGGGCGCTGGGCTCCTGGGTGCAGTCACGGCCCCGTCTGGAGCCGTACCGGGAACGGCTGATGACACTGGGCATGCTGCTGACGGCGGCCGCCATCGCGACCGCGCCGAGCGTGCTGGCCGACGCGGTGCCGGTGTGGACGGTGGCCGTCGCCTGGGGGTTCGGCTGCTTCGGCATGGGGCTGGTGATCTCCTCCACCAGCGTGCTGCTGCTCCAGCTGTCCGCCCCCGAGGAGGCCGGCACCAACTCCGCCGCGCTCCAGATCTCCGACGGCCTGGCGAATGTGATCCTCCTCGCGATCGGCGGCGCCGCCTTCGCCGCGCTGGGCGGCGGCACGGTCGCCCACGCCGCCACCGAGACGGCCGGCGCGGGCTCCCGGCCGGCCGCCTTCGCCGCCGTCTTCCTGCCCATGGCGCTGGTCGCGCTGGTGGGCGCCTGGGTGACGACGAGGGTGCGCGAACGGTGA
- a CDS encoding SUKH-4 family immunity protein, which translates to MSTTGAVLTAISTPATASGLALDLPVRLLDQEFGRGRVARFEDVDFPVTLTHEPTRRFLRETGLPADEVLFSLDTDLPLPTLTEFYTDEEYAGDFRVDRLPAGADRLIRLGRLIGDAGLVVDGASGEILRWTEPEARLDPLNRDVSELVLALCLLRTDGAQAGGGVEAVAGIEPA; encoded by the coding sequence ATGAGCACGACCGGCGCCGTCCTCACGGCGATCAGCACCCCGGCCACCGCATCGGGCCTCGCCCTCGACCTGCCCGTGCGCCTGCTGGACCAGGAGTTCGGCCGGGGCCGCGTGGCCCGTTTCGAGGACGTCGACTTCCCCGTGACGCTCACCCATGAACCGACCCGCCGCTTCCTGCGCGAGACGGGCCTGCCCGCGGACGAGGTCCTCTTCTCCCTGGACACGGACCTGCCGCTGCCGACGCTCACCGAGTTCTACACGGACGAGGAGTACGCGGGGGACTTCCGCGTGGACCGGCTCCCGGCCGGCGCCGACCGGCTGATACGGCTCGGCCGCCTGATCGGCGACGCGGGCCTGGTGGTCGACGGCGCCTCCGGCGAGATCCTGCGCTGGACCGAGCCGGAGGCCCGCCTGGACCCCCTGAACCGGGACGTCTCCGAACTGGTCCTCGCCCTCTGCCTGCTGCGCACCGACGGCGCGCAGGCAGGGGGAGGTGTGGAGGCCGTGGCGGGAATCGAACCCGCGTAA
- a CDS encoding xanthine dehydrogenase family protein molybdopterin-binding subunit — translation MSNEAATATTATAAGAAEAGPAPEPIPHGLGSSLPAADARAKTEGTFPYAADLWAEGLLWAAVLRAPHARARITSIDTTHARAMPGVRAVVTHEDVPGSPQYGRGRADRPVFASEVVRHHGEPIAAVAADHPDTARMAAAAVIVEYEVLDPVTDPEQAFEAEPLHPDGNLIRHIPLRHGDPEAAGEVVVEGLYRIGRQDPAPIGAEAGLAVPRPDGGVELYVASTDPHADRDTAAAAFGLDPQRVKVVVTGVPGATADREDQGFQLPLGLLALKTGCPVKLTATREESFLGHAHRHPTLLRYRHHADAEGRLVKVEAQILLDAGAYADTSADALAAAVSFACGPYVVPNAFIEGWAVRTNNPPSGHVRGEGAMQVCAAYEAQMDKLARKLGVEPAELRLRNVMATGDVLPTGQTVTCPAPVAELLQAVRDFPLPPLPKDTPEEEWLLPGGPEGAGEPGAVRRGVGYGLGMVHMLGAEGADEVSTATVKVQDGVATVLCAAVETGQGFTTLARQIVQEVLGVDEVHVAPVDTDQPPAGAGCRGRHTWVSGGAVERAAKMVRTQLLQPLAQKFGMSTELLQIADGKITSYDGVLSTTVTEALDGKELWATAQCRPHPTEPLDDAGQGDAFVGLAFCAIRAVVDVDIELGSVRVVELAVAQDVGRVLNPAQLAARIEAGVTQGVGIALTENLRTARGVIRHPDLTGYALPTALDAPDIRIVKLVEERDVVAPFGAKAVSAVPVVASPAAIASAVRAATGRPVNRLPIRPQAAVVTAQ, via the coding sequence GTGAGCAACGAAGCCGCCACCGCGACCACCGCCACCGCGGCCGGCGCCGCGGAGGCCGGCCCCGCCCCGGAGCCGATCCCGCACGGCCTCGGCTCCTCCCTGCCCGCCGCCGACGCGCGCGCGAAGACCGAGGGCACCTTCCCGTACGCGGCCGACCTGTGGGCCGAGGGCCTGCTGTGGGCGGCCGTGCTGCGCGCCCCGCACGCGCGCGCGAGGATCACCTCCATCGACACCACGCACGCGCGGGCGATGCCCGGCGTCCGCGCGGTCGTCACCCACGAGGACGTGCCCGGCAGCCCGCAGTACGGCCGGGGCAGGGCCGACCGCCCGGTGTTCGCCTCCGAGGTCGTCCGCCACCACGGCGAGCCCATCGCCGCCGTCGCCGCCGACCACCCGGACACCGCGCGGATGGCCGCCGCGGCCGTCATCGTCGAGTACGAGGTGCTCGACCCGGTGACCGATCCGGAGCAGGCCTTCGAGGCCGAGCCGCTGCACCCCGACGGCAACCTGATCCGGCACATCCCGCTGCGCCACGGCGACCCGGAGGCGGCCGGCGAGGTCGTCGTCGAGGGCCTGTACCGCATCGGCCGCCAGGACCCCGCGCCCATCGGCGCCGAGGCCGGCCTCGCCGTACCGCGGCCGGACGGCGGCGTGGAACTGTACGTGGCCTCCACCGACCCGCACGCCGACCGCGACACGGCCGCCGCCGCCTTCGGCCTGGACCCCCAGCGCGTCAAGGTCGTCGTCACCGGCGTCCCGGGCGCCACCGCCGACCGCGAGGACCAGGGCTTCCAGCTGCCGCTCGGACTGCTCGCCCTGAAGACCGGCTGCCCGGTGAAACTGACCGCCACGCGGGAGGAGTCCTTCCTGGGCCACGCCCACCGGCACCCCACCCTGCTGCGCTACCGCCACCACGCGGACGCCGAGGGCCGGCTGGTGAAGGTCGAGGCGCAGATCCTGCTGGACGCGGGCGCGTACGCGGACACCTCGGCGGACGCGCTGGCGGCGGCGGTGTCGTTCGCCTGCGGCCCGTACGTCGTCCCCAACGCCTTCATCGAGGGCTGGGCCGTGCGCACCAACAACCCGCCCTCCGGCCATGTGCGCGGCGAGGGCGCGATGCAGGTCTGCGCGGCGTACGAGGCGCAGATGGACAAGCTCGCCAGGAAGCTCGGCGTCGAACCGGCCGAGCTGCGGCTGCGCAACGTCATGGCGACCGGTGACGTCCTGCCCACCGGCCAGACCGTGACCTGCCCCGCACCGGTGGCCGAACTCCTCCAGGCCGTCCGCGACTTCCCCCTCCCGCCGCTGCCCAAGGACACCCCCGAGGAGGAGTGGCTGCTGCCCGGCGGCCCCGAGGGCGCGGGCGAACCGGGCGCCGTGCGCCGGGGCGTGGGCTACGGCCTGGGCATGGTGCACATGCTCGGCGCGGAGGGCGCCGACGAGGTGTCCACGGCCACGGTCAAGGTCCAGGACGGGGTGGCGACCGTGCTGTGCGCGGCCGTCGAGACCGGCCAGGGCTTCACCACGCTGGCCCGGCAGATCGTCCAGGAGGTCCTGGGCGTCGACGAGGTGCACGTGGCGCCGGTCGACACCGACCAGCCGCCCGCCGGGGCGGGCTGCCGGGGCCGTCACACCTGGGTGTCGGGCGGCGCGGTGGAACGGGCCGCCAAGATGGTCCGCACCCAGCTCCTTCAGCCGCTGGCCCAGAAGTTCGGCATGTCCACCGAGCTGCTGCAGATCGCCGACGGCAAGATCACCTCGTACGACGGGGTGCTGTCGACCACCGTCACCGAGGCACTGGACGGCAAGGAGCTGTGGGCGACCGCGCAGTGCCGCCCGCACCCCACCGAGCCGCTGGACGACGCCGGGCAGGGTGACGCCTTCGTGGGCCTCGCCTTCTGCGCCATCCGCGCGGTGGTCGACGTCGACATCGAGCTGGGCTCGGTCCGGGTGGTGGAGCTGGCGGTGGCCCAGGACGTCGGCCGGGTGCTGAACCCCGCCCAGCTGGCGGCGCGGATCGAGGCGGGGGTCACCCAGGGCGTCGGTATCGCGCTCACCGAGAACCTGCGCACCGCGCGCGGGGTGATACGGCACCCCGACCTCACCGGCTACGCCCTGCCGACGGCCCTGGACGCGCCGGACATCCGGATCGTGAAGCTCGTCGAGGAGCGGGACGTGGTCGCGCCGTTCGGCGCGAAGGCGGTCAGCGCGGTGCCGGTGGTGGCGTCGCCGGCGGCGATCGCGTCGGCGGTGCGGGCGGCGACGGGCCGTCCCGTCAACCGGCTCCCGATCCGGCCGCAGGCGGCCGTGGTGACGGCGCAGTAA